The Piliocolobus tephrosceles isolate RC106 chromosome 3, ASM277652v3, whole genome shotgun sequence genome has a window encoding:
- the LOC111546275 gene encoding 40S ribosomal protein S27-like: MPLAKDLLHPSPEEEKRKHKKKCLVQSPNSYFMDVKCPGCYKITTVFSHAQTVVLCVGCSTVLCQPTGGKARLTEGCSFRRKQH; this comes from the coding sequence ATGCCTCTCGCAAAGGATCTCCTTCATCCCTCcccagaagaggagaagaggaaacacaAGAAGAAATGCCTGGTGCAGAGCCCCAATTCCTACTTCATGGATGTGAAATGCCCAGGATGCTATAAAATCACCACGGTCTTTAGCCATGCACAAACGGTAGTTTTGTGTGTTGGCTGCTCCACTGTCCTCTGCCAGCCTACAGGAGGAAAAGCAAGGCTTACAGAAGGATGTTCCTTTAGGAGGAAGCAGCACTAA